In Labilibaculum sp. DW002, one DNA window encodes the following:
- a CDS encoding protein-disulfide reductase DsbD family protein — MKQRFLILLMGIVFSSLTLPAQILQTVNWDFTTERISDTEVNLVFKAQIDKEWHLYSQHFEDGGPVRLSIDFAESDNYQLIGDVEEITKAKSEFDEIFEMDIQYFVSEALLKQKIRLLTDKAFTIEGEMEYQTCREGECVMFTPDFEFKLNVGNGAKAELKEDVSPLNNKPKESKGLWTIFIAAFVGGLLAIVTPCVFPMIPMTVSYFMHSSENKAKGRMQAFFYGFSIIAIYTVIGTILAVVMGPGFANFLSTHWVPNIFFFLIFVFFAFSFFGMFEITMPSWMVNKSVSKEDKGGFMGAFFMAFTLVLVSFSCTGPIVGSILVASAGGEVLMPIIGMLGFSLAFALPFTLFAIFPGWLNKMPKSGGWLNSVKVVLGFLELALGLKFLSIADQTYHWGILDREIYLAIWIVIFTLLGFYLLGKLIFSHDSPVKYISVPRLMLAITSFAFVVYMIPGMFGAPLKALSGYIPPQATHDFDLNKIIRSNSYGNGTSQVQEAHSAKYSDFLHLPHGLSGYFDYEEGIAAAKKLNKPVFIDFTGHGCVNCREMEANVWSDPRVMKIMREDYVIIALYVDDKKTLPESDWIVSTYDGKTKKTLGKINADFQITRFGINAQPYYVLQDKKENLLVEPRAYDLNADAFVEFLEKGKKEFLNR, encoded by the coding sequence ATGAAACAAAGATTTTTGATTCTTTTAATGGGGATTGTTTTTAGCAGTCTCACACTTCCAGCGCAAATATTACAAACTGTAAATTGGGATTTTACTACAGAAAGAATTAGTGATACTGAAGTAAATCTTGTATTTAAAGCACAAATCGACAAGGAATGGCATCTGTATTCTCAACATTTTGAGGATGGTGGCCCTGTGCGTTTAAGTATCGACTTTGCAGAATCTGACAACTATCAATTGATAGGGGACGTTGAAGAAATTACCAAAGCCAAGTCGGAATTTGATGAAATATTTGAAATGGACATTCAATATTTTGTCTCAGAAGCCCTTCTAAAACAAAAGATTAGATTACTTACAGATAAAGCATTTACAATTGAAGGAGAAATGGAATATCAAACTTGTCGAGAAGGCGAGTGTGTGATGTTTACACCTGATTTTGAGTTTAAATTAAATGTGGGTAATGGTGCGAAGGCCGAGTTAAAGGAAGATGTCTCGCCACTAAATAATAAACCTAAAGAAAGCAAAGGGCTTTGGACCATATTTATCGCTGCTTTTGTTGGTGGTTTACTGGCTATCGTTACGCCTTGTGTATTTCCAATGATTCCAATGACTGTGAGTTATTTTATGCACAGTAGCGAAAATAAAGCTAAAGGTAGAATGCAAGCATTCTTTTACGGCTTTTCAATCATAGCAATATATACAGTAATTGGTACAATTTTGGCGGTTGTAATGGGTCCAGGCTTTGCCAATTTCCTATCTACACATTGGGTTCCCAATATATTTTTCTTTTTAATATTTGTATTTTTTGCGTTTTCATTTTTTGGAATGTTCGAAATAACGATGCCAAGTTGGATGGTTAATAAATCAGTTTCAAAAGAAGATAAAGGTGGCTTTATGGGAGCATTCTTTATGGCATTCACTTTAGTGTTGGTATCTTTTTCATGCACAGGTCCAATTGTTGGTTCTATCTTGGTAGCTTCAGCAGGAGGAGAGGTTTTGATGCCTATCATTGGCATGTTAGGATTCTCTTTAGCATTTGCATTGCCATTTACTTTATTTGCCATTTTCCCTGGTTGGCTTAATAAAATGCCAAAATCAGGAGGTTGGTTAAATTCAGTAAAAGTTGTCTTGGGATTTTTGGAATTGGCACTTGGATTAAAATTCTTAAGCATTGCAGATCAAACTTATCATTGGGGAATTCTTGATCGTGAAATCTATCTTGCAATATGGATTGTGATCTTTACTTTGCTGGGATTTTACTTGTTAGGAAAGCTTATTTTTTCGCACGATAGCCCTGTGAAATATATTAGCGTACCTCGATTGATGTTAGCCATTACCTCATTTGCTTTTGTAGTGTATATGATTCCAGGTATGTTTGGAGCACCATTAAAAGCTTTATCAGGATATATTCCACCACAAGCAACCCACGATTTCGATTTGAATAAAATCATAAGAAGTAATTCTTATGGTAATGGAACTTCTCAAGTGCAAGAGGCACATTCTGCAAAGTATTCTGATTTTTTGCATTTACCTCATGGGTTGAGTGGTTACTTTGATTATGAAGAAGGAATAGCGGCTGCGAAGAAATTAAATAAACCTGTATTTATTGATTTTACAGGTCACGGCTGTGTAAACTGCCGCGAAATGGAGGCGAATGTTTGGTCAGATCCTAGGGTGATGAAAATAATGAGAGAAGACTATGTTATTATCGCATTGTATGTCGATGATAAGAAAACATTACCCGAATCAGATTGGATTGTTTCAACTTATGATGGTAAAACGAAAAAGACATTGGGTAAGATAAATGCAGACTTTCAAATCACAAGATTTGGCATTAATGCTCAACCATATTATGTTCTTCAGGATAAGAAAGAAAATCTTTTAGTTGAACCAAGAGCTTATGATTTAAATGCAGATGCATTTGTAGAATTTCTTGAAAAAGGGAAAAAAGAATTTTTGAATAGATAA
- a CDS encoding Rne/Rng family ribonuclease, translating to MSNELVIDVQPNEIVIALLDNKQLVEVSKEKSNVQFAVGDIYLGKVKKIMPGLNAAFVDVGYEKDAFLHYLDLGHQFLTLNKFLQQAIARKGKGMSISKMKLEPDIDKNGKITDVLKSGQYILVQVAKEPISTKGPRLCSEISLAGRNIVLMPFSDKVSISQKLKSTEEKSRLKQLLQSIKPKNYGVIVRTVAEGKMVAELDKELRSLVEKWETSFEHIRDMNPPSLVLGEMNRTTAILRDILNSSFENIYVNNAGAAEDIKQYIASIAPEKEKIVKHVKGELPIFDQLGIDKQIKSSFGKTVSFKSGAYLIIEHTEAFHVIDVNSGNRSKAGNDQETNALEVNLAAAEECARQLRLRDMGGIIVVDFIDMHSAENRHKLFEKMKEMMGKDRTKHNILPLSKFGLMQITRQRVRPEMNVAVQEKCPTCQGTGEISPAVLLTDQIEQNLSRIVNQQSEKKLTLKVHPFVAAYINKGIWKTLRRQWQSELGIKLSVREIPSYDLLVYKFFDKNNQEIVL from the coding sequence GTGAGTAACGAACTTGTAATTGATGTACAACCTAACGAAATTGTAATTGCTTTGCTTGACAACAAGCAATTGGTAGAAGTATCGAAAGAAAAAAGTAATGTACAATTTGCAGTTGGCGATATTTATCTAGGTAAAGTAAAAAAAATAATGCCTGGTTTGAATGCTGCTTTTGTTGATGTTGGGTATGAAAAGGATGCTTTCCTTCACTACCTTGACTTAGGACATCAGTTTCTAACTCTAAACAAATTCTTGCAACAAGCCATTGCCCGTAAAGGCAAAGGCATGTCCATTTCAAAAATGAAACTGGAGCCGGATATCGATAAAAATGGGAAAATTACCGATGTCTTAAAATCAGGACAATACATTCTTGTTCAGGTTGCTAAAGAACCTATTTCCACCAAAGGCCCACGATTGTGTTCAGAAATTTCACTTGCCGGACGTAATATCGTTTTAATGCCTTTTTCTGACAAAGTATCCATTTCTCAGAAATTAAAATCTACCGAAGAAAAAAGTCGACTTAAACAGTTGCTACAAAGCATTAAGCCTAAAAATTATGGGGTTATTGTTCGTACTGTTGCCGAGGGTAAAATGGTGGCTGAACTGGATAAGGAATTAAGATCTCTTGTTGAAAAGTGGGAAACTAGTTTTGAACACATAAGAGATATGAACCCTCCTAGTTTGGTATTAGGAGAAATGAATCGTACCACGGCTATTCTTCGCGATATTCTAAACTCATCGTTTGAAAATATCTATGTAAACAATGCTGGAGCTGCAGAAGATATCAAACAATATATCGCCAGTATTGCTCCCGAAAAAGAAAAAATTGTAAAGCACGTTAAAGGAGAACTCCCAATTTTTGATCAATTGGGTATCGACAAACAAATTAAATCTTCTTTTGGTAAAACAGTTTCTTTTAAAAGCGGAGCTTACCTTATCATTGAACATACCGAAGCATTCCATGTTATCGATGTGAACTCTGGTAATCGATCAAAAGCTGGAAACGACCAAGAAACCAATGCTCTTGAAGTAAATCTTGCTGCTGCTGAAGAATGTGCCCGCCAATTGCGACTTCGTGATATGGGTGGTATTATTGTTGTCGATTTTATCGATATGCACTCAGCCGAAAACCGTCATAAGCTTTTCGAAAAGATGAAAGAAATGATGGGTAAAGATCGTACTAAACACAACATTCTTCCTTTAAGTAAGTTTGGTTTAATGCAGATCACTCGTCAGCGTGTTCGTCCGGAAATGAATGTTGCTGTTCAGGAAAAGTGCCCTACTTGTCAAGGTACCGGAGAGATTTCACCAGCCGTATTACTTACCGATCAAATTGAACAAAATTTGTCAAGGATCGTTAATCAGCAAAGTGAGAAGAAGTTAACCTTAAAAGTACATCCTTTTGTTGCTGCTTATATCAACAAAGGAATATGGAAAACATTACGTAGACAATGGCAATCCGAATTAGGTATTAAGTTGTCAGTACGTGAAATTCCATCTTACGATCTTCTGGTTTACAAATTCTTCGATAAAAACAATCAAGAAATCGTGTTGTAA
- a CDS encoding HU family DNA-binding protein — protein MTKADIVNEISKNTGIEKITVQKTVEAFMDTIKGSLVKGKNVYLRGFGSFIVKKRAEKTARNISKNTTIIIPEHFIPSFKPAKTFVSKVKTNVK, from the coding sequence ATGACTAAAGCAGATATTGTTAACGAGATTTCTAAGAACACGGGAATTGAGAAAATTACAGTACAAAAAACTGTTGAGGCCTTCATGGATACTATCAAAGGTTCACTTGTTAAAGGTAAAAACGTGTATTTAAGAGGTTTTGGAAGTTTTATCGTTAAGAAAAGAGCAGAGAAAACTGCAAGAAACATTTCTAAAAACACAACTATTATTATTCCTGAGCACTTTATCCCGTCATTTAAACCGGCGAAGACTTTCGTAAGTAAAGTAAAAACAAACGTAAAGTAG
- the mutY gene encoding A/G-specific adenine glycosylase, which yields MLSNQIIDWYLQYKRDLPWRNTSDPYKIWISEIMLQQTRVATATDYFNRFLNQFPTVSDLAMADEREVLKLWQGLGYYSRARNLHATAKIIHTDYNGVFPNTYKDILKLKGIGTYTAAAISSFAFNLPYAALDGNVFRVLSRVYSIDKPIDTGEGKKFFQELATETMGNARPEIYNQAIIEFGALQCTPRTPNCVTCPIQANCLAFGNGQVDQLPLKSKQIKTKNRYFYYLFLSCENRFIIEKREGKDIWKNMYQYPLIESDKAISTKKLLQTSKWKELFENKELVIQSICENVVHKLSHQNLHTTIIHINTDIDQLKEIKPYQIIDSSEIENYPFPKPIENHINATFENIP from the coding sequence ATGCTTAGTAACCAAATCATAGACTGGTATTTGCAGTATAAGCGTGATTTACCATGGCGAAATACCTCAGATCCATACAAAATTTGGATTTCAGAAATCATGTTACAACAGACCAGAGTTGCTACTGCAACAGACTATTTTAATCGTTTTTTAAACCAATTTCCAACGGTATCTGACCTAGCTATGGCAGATGAACGTGAAGTTTTGAAGTTGTGGCAAGGATTAGGGTATTACTCCAGAGCTCGAAATTTGCATGCAACAGCTAAAATAATTCATACAGACTATAATGGTGTATTTCCTAATACATATAAAGACATATTAAAACTAAAAGGCATTGGGACCTATACAGCGGCGGCTATTTCTTCATTTGCATTTAATTTACCCTATGCAGCTTTAGATGGAAATGTATTTAGAGTTTTATCTAGAGTATATAGTATAGATAAACCTATAGATACTGGTGAAGGGAAAAAATTTTTCCAAGAATTGGCAACAGAAACGATGGGAAATGCTCGTCCAGAAATTTACAACCAAGCAATTATTGAATTTGGAGCCTTGCAATGTACGCCTCGAACTCCGAACTGCGTAACTTGTCCAATACAAGCTAACTGTCTGGCTTTTGGGAATGGACAAGTAGATCAATTGCCTTTAAAATCAAAACAAATTAAAACCAAAAATCGATATTTTTACTATTTGTTTCTATCTTGTGAAAATCGGTTTATTATTGAAAAGCGAGAAGGTAAAGACATTTGGAAGAACATGTATCAATACCCTTTAATTGAAAGCGATAAAGCAATTTCAACTAAAAAATTGTTGCAAACATCTAAATGGAAGGAGTTATTTGAGAATAAGGAATTGGTAATTCAATCGATATGCGAAAATGTGGTGCATAAATTAAGCCATCAAAACCTTCACACCACTATAATCCATATCAATACAGACATCGATCAACTGAAGGAAATTAAGCCTTATCAGATTATTGATTCTTCTGAAATTGAAAACTACCCATTCCCTAAGCCCATTGAGAATCACATCAATGCGACATTTGAAAATATTCCGTAA
- a CDS encoding single-stranded DNA-binding protein yields MSVNKVILVGNVGKDPEVKYFDDNVSVCNFPLATSETYTKNNEKVTQTEWHNIVLWRGLAKVAEDYVKKGMQLYIEGTLRTRSWDDKDGNKKYITEIMATNMQMLGRKGDNEGASQKASTEATQPKATEEAATSEETDDLPF; encoded by the coding sequence ATGTCAGTAAACAAAGTAATTCTTGTTGGTAACGTGGGTAAAGATCCTGAAGTAAAATACTTCGATGACAATGTTAGTGTTTGCAATTTTCCTTTGGCAACTAGCGAAACCTACACGAAAAACAACGAAAAAGTTACACAAACAGAGTGGCACAATATTGTTCTTTGGCGAGGACTAGCTAAAGTAGCAGAAGATTACGTTAAAAAAGGAATGCAATTGTACATTGAAGGTACTCTTCGAACTCGTTCTTGGGATGACAAGGATGGTAATAAGAAATACATTACAGAAATAATGGCTACCAACATGCAAATGTTAGGTCGAAAAGGTGATAACGAAGGTGCTTCCCAAAAAGCTAGCACAGAAGCTACTCAACCTAAAGCAACTGAAGAGGCTGCAACAAGCGAAGAAACAGATGATCTTCCATTCTAA
- the gldE gene encoding gliding motility-associated protein GldE: METEDFTNLFLSNTDIAFYPIDISTIVSLLIMVLLLFCSALISGSEVAFFSLSPQNINELESEENQKNRRLLKLLRKPEQLLATILIANNFVNIGIVILSSFITNSLVDFSNAPTLGFVVQVVVITFLLLLFGEIIPKVYATQTSVRFSKFMAFPLFYLEKLFRPLSIILIKSTSIVNKSISKKQNISMVDLSQALELTADEISEEMEILEGIVNFGNINVEEIMISRVDAIAVDLKTNFSKVKSVIIESGFSRIPVFDDSFDNVKGILYVKDLLPHHHKANTFRWQSIIRPPYYVPETKKINDLLEEFQTQKNHMAIVVDEYGGTSGIITMEDILEEIVGDITDESDDEKATYTLEKDGSYLFEGKTLLNDFFKIVDTEADIFESIKGDADTLAGLLLEIKGEIPQKKEMFKYQNHQFIVEAVDNRRIKKIRFIPPKVNSKN; encoded by the coding sequence TTGGAAACTGAAGATTTTACGAACCTATTTTTAAGCAATACTGATATTGCTTTTTACCCTATTGATATAAGTACCATTGTAAGTTTACTTATAATGGTACTTCTTTTGTTTTGCTCTGCTCTTATTTCTGGATCTGAGGTAGCATTTTTCTCACTTTCCCCTCAAAATATTAATGAGCTTGAATCGGAAGAGAATCAAAAGAATCGTAGATTATTAAAACTGTTAAGAAAACCGGAACAATTACTGGCAACCATATTAATAGCCAATAATTTTGTAAACATTGGAATCGTAATCCTATCAAGCTTTATTACCAATTCGCTTGTCGATTTTTCGAATGCTCCTACTCTTGGATTTGTAGTTCAAGTTGTGGTCATTACCTTTCTATTGCTTCTTTTTGGAGAAATCATTCCTAAGGTATATGCAACGCAAACATCTGTACGATTCTCCAAATTCATGGCTTTTCCTCTTTTTTATTTAGAGAAGTTATTCCGTCCTCTTTCTATCATTTTAATTAAATCAACTTCGATTGTAAACAAGAGTATTTCTAAAAAACAGAACATTTCGATGGTTGATCTTTCACAGGCACTTGAATTAACAGCCGATGAAATATCTGAAGAAATGGAAATTCTGGAAGGAATTGTAAACTTTGGTAATATTAATGTAGAAGAAATAATGATCTCCAGAGTTGATGCCATCGCTGTGGATCTGAAAACCAATTTTAGCAAAGTAAAATCAGTAATTATAGAGTCAGGATTTTCGCGAATTCCTGTTTTTGACGATAGCTTCGATAACGTAAAAGGAATATTGTACGTTAAAGATTTACTTCCTCATCATCACAAAGCAAATACGTTTCGTTGGCAATCCATCATTCGTCCTCCCTACTATGTTCCGGAAACGAAAAAAATTAATGACTTACTGGAAGAATTTCAGACGCAAAAAAACCACATGGCAATTGTTGTTGATGAATATGGTGGAACATCTGGAATTATTACAATGGAAGATATTCTGGAAGAAATTGTTGGTGATATTACAGATGAATCGGATGATGAAAAAGCTACTTATACTTTAGAAAAAGATGGCTCTTACCTATTCGAAGGAAAAACGTTATTAAATGATTTTTTTAAAATTGTTGATACTGAAGCTGATATTTTTGAATCAATAAAAGGCGATGCCGATACTTTAGCCGGTCTTCTTCTTGAGATTAAAGGTGAAATTCCACAAAAGAAAGAAATGTTTAAATATCAGAATCATCAGTTTATTGTTGAGGCTGTTGATAACAGACGAATTAAAAAAATTCGTTTTATTCCACCAAAAGTCAATTCGAAAAATTAA
- the gldD gene encoding gliding motility lipoprotein GldD — MKFNRLTIFFLLSAFTLVLLGCKEKYTPKPKAYYRIEFPEKEYQNWNESAPFSFDHLNISTVEKDKGKGTEQYWFNLQYPTYHATIHLSYKNVSGNLEEYLEDSRKMAYKHSIVADAIAEQVYFNPEEKVYGMVYRIKGNAASSLQFVATDSTKHFLRGALYFQEHPNQDSLAPVIKYIDKDVVRLLETLKWK; from the coding sequence ATGAAATTTAATCGCCTAACTATATTTTTTCTACTAAGCGCATTCACTTTAGTCCTTTTGGGATGTAAAGAAAAGTATACTCCAAAGCCTAAGGCATATTATCGTATCGAATTTCCTGAAAAGGAATACCAGAATTGGAATGAATCAGCTCCTTTTAGCTTTGATCACCTCAACATTTCAACAGTTGAAAAAGATAAAGGTAAGGGAACCGAACAATATTGGTTTAATCTTCAATATCCAACTTATCATGCGACCATACACCTTAGCTATAAAAATGTAAGTGGTAATCTGGAAGAGTACCTTGAAGATTCACGAAAAATGGCTTACAAACATTCAATCGTAGCTGATGCCATTGCCGAGCAGGTTTATTTTAATCCTGAAGAAAAAGTATACGGAATGGTTTATCGAATAAAAGGAAATGCTGCTTCTTCTCTTCAATTTGTTGCTACTGATAGCACAAAACATTTTTTAAGAGGCGCACTTTATTTTCAAGAGCATCCCAATCAAGATTCTCTTGCTCCTGTTATTAAATACATCGATAAAGATGTTGTTCGTCTTTTGGAAACTTTAAAGTGGAAATAA
- a CDS encoding 4'-phosphopantetheinyl transferase family protein codes for MPICQQLDINKDCTLLIWNVSEPLDELLQQVTLTIDEQAKLNSFGSKSRKLEFVATRCLVQLSLGADVRIMNDEHGKPHLLNSDLAISISHTKSYVGILLGKNHSVALDMEYLSDRVERIASRFLSEKELNSIANENRILHLYQHWCAKECLIKLYGKKDVHLIDELKVDPFSPSDISFTGEVCRLDFSEKYTFQFLQFDGQLLVYATKKASN; via the coding sequence ATGCCAATCTGCCAACAATTAGATATAAATAAGGATTGTACTTTACTTATTTGGAATGTAAGTGAACCTTTAGATGAATTGCTGCAACAAGTAACTTTAACTATTGATGAACAAGCTAAGCTTAATTCATTTGGAAGTAAGTCTCGCAAATTAGAATTTGTTGCAACTCGATGTTTAGTGCAATTAAGCTTGGGAGCAGATGTGAGAATAATGAATGATGAACACGGTAAACCTCATCTTCTTAATTCTGATCTTGCAATCAGCATTTCTCATACCAAATCCTACGTTGGCATTCTTTTAGGAAAGAATCATTCTGTTGCTCTAGATATGGAATACCTATCGGATCGTGTTGAACGAATCGCTTCTCGCTTTTTATCCGAAAAGGAATTAAATAGCATCGCAAATGAGAATAGAATATTGCATTTATACCAACACTGGTGTGCTAAAGAATGTCTGATTAAACTCTATGGTAAAAAGGATGTTCATTTAATAGACGAACTTAAAGTTGATCCTTTTTCTCCTAGTGATATTTCATTTACAGGTGAAGTTTGCAGATTAGATTTTTCGGAAAAATATACTTTTCAATTCTTGCAGTTCGATGGACAGCTTTTGGTTTATGCCACAAAAAAAGCTAGCAATTAA